The DNA segment gatcttaattccctgcccagcgatcaaacccacacattctgcattggaagcatggagcattaaccactggaccaccaggggagtccctaatGTGGATTTATTTTTAGTGTACTTATTTTTACAATTCCTTTCTGTTTTAGGCAAGCAGTACAAAATACCcatttatattgttatattttctaatttttctgcatACCTACCTCTGTACCTAATCTCATATAGATGGAGTCTATATAAAATCATGTACAATCATCTATATACATGATTTTTTGAAGTGtagccttttttctctttctttcatcacttgtttcttttttctctccctcttctcttctcccactCGCAAGACCAGCAGCATAATTTGCAGGGCCAAGTGCAATATGAAAATGCAGTACCTTATGCTTCAAAATTGTTAAGAATTTTGAGATGGAGACGACAGAGCATTAGACCAAGTCCAAGACTTTTCTAAGTGCAGGGCCCTCTGATGCACAGGCCAcccggcttgtgggatcttagttccctcagcagggattgaactcatgcccttGGCAGCAGAAgtgctgagttctaaccactgcaccaccagggaatttccactCACCTTTCTAATTTACCCATTTTCATAACCTGGTCTGTGTTCTTCCATACGTTCCTCCATGTTCACATGATCATACCAATTCCCATGGAAATCCCTCCAAATGGTATAagtctattttattctttacaaaGACTGCATAAGATGTCATGATGTAAATAGACCATATTTATTCTGCAATTTTCCCAACACATTGGCATTCACTTCTTCCAATTGTTTGCTGTTCAAAAAACTGtaatgaatatttttacattCGGGCATCTTTGCATTGTAAAGTGAATTCTCAAGACAGGGTAAAGGTTCCTTTTCAGATGAATTTATTGCAGCAAAAATGTGAATCAAATTTATGGAAAAATGTGAAACATAGGCAGAAACAAGGTCTGGGAAGTGAGGATCCTGCATTGGGCCCTCTGTGAACTGAGGCCTGGATGGAAGGAGGCTGAGAGGTAATGTCTACTTTTGTTTCTGCAGCACAGAAGTCCAAACACAAAAGTCAGCATCACTTCTTGGGATAAGGGACAGGAAAATGCCcgtgacacagaaaacaaatcgAGTATCGCTGATATCAGTAAACTGCCTTGGCAACAGTTGTCCTTGGAATTGACACCCCCTGCTCACTGTTTCACTCAGTCAGTCAATCAACAAACACTGTGTTGGGTACCCTGGGGGATATGGGGTTGACCCAGACTTtggccctgccctccagggtTTTCTGATCTAGTTGAAAACATGTGTGCCTTTATGtatgagaaatattttctcagacccACAGAGAGGTGTACAGAAGTGAGCTAGAGCCCCCCTAATACACACATACAGTTACAGCCtcatacacactcatatatacaTGCAAAGACATACACATCAGGGTACACATACTGCcacaaccacatacacacatacacacacacaccgcaaTCACACACACGAGCACTGCAGCCAGCATTCCAattcccccaacccctcccccctTTCCCAGCACACACAGAAATAACAATTATACTGGCGTGCTGGGACCATTGCTGTGGGAACTGAGATTCTGAAATTCTAACTTGAGGGCATCTGAATTCTTGCTCCGACTATGATATTAGctgcagagtctgtgctctgaatTCTGAGTCATTTCACCCTCAGGAGGTCAGGCTAGGCAGTCAACCAGGGAGTTGGTGAGAACAGGCAATTAAAGGTCTGATTATTTTCTGTCTGAGTGATGGAGTAGCCTTGTCCGATGTTTGTAGGGAAGCTGTGTCTACAGGTacgtgcatgcatatgtgtgtgtgtgcgcacgcgcgcaTGTGCACAGGTGTGTATGCTCATCCAGGAGTGAGTCCATGGGATAGTCTCAGATGAGGCCGAGATTGTGTAGCAGTCATGCCTGAATCTTCAGCTCTTGTATCATTCAGGCCAGGCCGGGCTAGGCTGTGATAATAAATATATCTCAAAAACCTTCATTtagttgttgagtcgctaagtggCTTAACACTAAAAAGCCTCACTTACACAAAATTCAAAGTGGGTCAATATCCCTCTCCATCCTGTGGTTGAATCTGGAATCCAGGATCTCTAATTCGGCCATAACAGAGCAGAAAGAGATGGAGGAGGCTCACTGACTCTTACCTACCTTGGCCTGGCAGTGGGCATATGTCTTTCTGCCTAGACATCAAGGGCTCCAAACTAAGGGCAGGAGAACCTGGACCCATAGAGGAGTTCCTTAGTAAGCACACAGTCCCAACCATATCCCCCCTTCATGCTTCTGCAAAGCAGAATATCCCTGCCTAGCATGGAGCCCATTCCTTGAAGACAGCtcagatcctggctctgccacttgctagctgGGTGGCTTCAGGCCATGTATCAGCCAGCATCCCAACAGGAAACAGGTGGTACCTTCAAAATAGGAGTTTGAAGGGGTCTTATTTGGAAAGAATAATGTGATAACCAGGTGCTTGGAGCAGCTGAGCTGTCACCACCCTTAGCCAGAGGAGACAAGACCATAGAGCAGTAAGTGAGATCCAGAAGGAGAAAGTCAGCAGAGGTGAGCCCCTGGAGATAAGCAATGACCTTCAGATGAAGGGTCAGGCTACCCAAGGGATCGCACGAGCAGGAAGTCAGGAGGATAACACCACGACTTCACGGCTtcacttcttccctccctcctctctctgggaGGCTCCCCACTGGCTTAGCCCAACAGAATCCCAAAGGCCCTACGAGATGCTGATTTAGTCCAAACAGGTCAGCCTCTCAGGGCAAAGTGGACAGAGGTTCTGAAGGAACAAATTGACAGTCTGGCACAGACAACTGATTTctattttctgggcttcccttctcTAATTTCTTAAAAGTGGATGCTAATACCTACCTCACTGTCTTattgaaggaaaatgaaatactgtATGCAAAGACCTGGCATATAGTCAGCCCTCGGCAAATGTTAGTTTATCAGTGTGTGAAGGTACTTCGTAGTCCTCTCAGTCTAGGATGTGCCAACTTCCCTAAAGTCTGGTATGAATTTCTCAAACGAATTTTTCAAGCCAAAAGTGTTTTTCCTAATAATAACTCCCATTTTCGAGCTACTTATATTTGTGAAGTATTTTATTGGTATTGTCTCCTTTTAGCCTTACAATACTTTCTTAAGTGTTACTGTAAATGAATTGGGACTCTGGCCGAGAGCAGTGAGTAACCCCTCTGTGGTCACTCAGCCAGTGAGTGGGTCTGGCCCCAAAGCCACAGTTGTTCCTTTCTGCTCTCTCTTCTGAtttctgagcatgtgtgcacaatAATAGATGAAGTGGGGGGGTGCTGAGAATTTCCGTGCCCTGAAGGAGGTAAATGCCCACAAGTTGAGGGCCCTGTCTTAGCAGAGGCCCCATGTAGACACTGCAGGCTCCAGTGAGTGCCCCTGCCGTTCACCTGTGTGCCCTCCCCAGGCCAGAGTTCACTCACCCACCACAGCTGTTGCTGGTTAATTTCAGGTCACCCACCTCTGACCCCATCTGACCAGCCCAACACCACCAGTGCAGAGAGCCAGACCTTGGAGCCAGGTGAGGAACGATCTTACTGGGCTCATAGGCAGTTTTCTGAGACCAAGCAGGTAGTCTACTGGTGTGATGGAAAAGGGAAATGGGGGGTTTTTATGGTACCAGGGAGGTTCCCTAACTTCAGACAACACTTCTCCTTCCTGACCCAATGCCTAAAGTTCCACCCCTAGATTCACTTTGAGATCTTAGTGCTACTGTCTTTGAGAGGCTATTGATCAAAAATCATGCACATGTGGGCAAAGTATTCAGTGAGCATTTAAAGAGGATTTGTTGAGAACAAGCTAAAGGACTCTTGGTAGGGGTAGTGGGGTTCCATCAGATGGGTCCTTGTTTAACTCAACAGATGTTTAAGGATCTACTCCGTGCAAAGTTTTGTGCAACCCTGGGCAGAAACAGGAGGCATCTCTGGGGAAGAGGGAATCACCATCCACTGAAATGGCCCATCTTTAACCCCATCATCGACCCCATGTCCATCCTTCAAGGCTCCGGGGTCATGATCGCATCCTCCTTGGTAGTACCCTCAAAAtagtggaggagcctgggaggggaAATATGGCCCCCATAGTAccgggaggaggtgggggtgggggaggggaggagggatgggggtGTCTCTGAGTCCACAACCTCCTTTCACACAAAGTGACTCTGGAGGCGGAGGCAAGAGAGAAGAGTTTGTGGGGACTGGACACCCCAGGGCTAACTCATCTTAACCTCTAATCACCTTCGGCCCTACCCTCTCCTGATGCTAAGGAGGACCAAAGGGTCAGGGGAGGAGTCAGCCCAGCCCCCATTTTGCAGACAGGAAGGCTGAGGCCCAGAGCGGGTAGGGGACCGCCCAAGGTCACGCAGCAGATCCTTGGTAGCGCCCTCGGCCActcccctcaccccccccccccccgcccccatttccatccctgggtcggcagCATCAGCATCTGCCGAGGTTCAGGTGGTGTCTGGCGCTTTCAGGGGAGCGACTCCAGGTCCGTCTGGTGAATGGGAGCAGCCACTGCGACGGGACAGTGGAGATCTGGTTCAGGCAGTCGTGGCAGCCCGTGTGCGGGGTGCTCTGGGAGCTCGATACTTCCCACGCCCTGTGCAGCTGGCTGGACTGCGGCCAGGCTCACCCGCTGGAACTGCCGGTCCTACAGACCCCGGAGCCACCGCCCGGGGCAGCCGCGGGGAACGCCAGCTGGGCGCCGAATACCACGTGGGTCCTGGCCCCTGCGGTCCAGTGCAGTCGCCCCGAATGGCTGAGCTGCAAGGTGGTGGAGCGCGGCTGCCGCAGCGAAGAGTGGCCGGCCCAGGTCAGCTGTACAGGTACGAGCGGACCAACCCGCACCTGCCACCAGGCCCCTTGCCCGTCCCACCTCTCAGACCTTCGGCCTCTGCCCCTCCCTTCTGTCCTCAGTTCTGGCCCCTGGGGCCCAAGCATAGCCCTCTGAACTGAAATCCCACCCACCAGCGACGCAAATACAACTGGTTCCCGCACCTGCGGCGCCAGCAGGGCCCCAGGCCCCTAGTACATTAAACACGCCAGGTTCCCAGCATCTCTTAGCTCTTAGGCTCCCCAGGCCCCAGACCTGTTTTTCAGGCCCCGCCCACCGGGCCTCTAGCCCCACCCACTAGCCCGGGGCCCAGAGAGGAGATTCCTCAATACCGCCCACCAGGCTACTAGCCCCTCCCGCTGGTTCCCCAACCCGAGGTCCCCAGCCTTGACAGGCAGTCTTCTCGAACCCCTCTCACTGGGTCTACAACCCCGGGAAACCATCCCATGCCCAGTCCCGACAGACGATCCTCtcaccccttcccttcctctccctctttcctcccatccccaaaccccttctcctcccatccccaggAAAACGCGATTTGAAATTGGTGGGTGGTGGCAGCCCATGCGAGGGCCGAGTGGAGATGCTGGAGCATGGCCAGTGGGGTTCGGTGTGTGACGACACGTGGGACCTGGAGGATGCTCACGTGGTGTGCCGGCAGCTGGGCTGCGGCTGGGCCGTCCAGGCCCTGCCCGGCTTGCACTTTGCCCCTGGCCAAGGACGCATCCACCGGGACCAAGTGAACTGCAGCGGGTTGGAGACTTACCTGTGGGACTGCCCGGGGCTGCCCGGAAATGGGTATTGTGGCCACAAGGAGGACGCTGGAGTGGTGTGTTCAGGTGAGTGGGCGATGCTGAACCAGGGTCATCCAGGACTCACTGTAGGCCTGCTGGGCCTCCATGAGTGCTGGAGAGACCCACCCTGCCCGCGGGAGGTCCCAGTCCAAAGGGAAGGTGAGACCCAAACAAACATAATCCAGGAGAGAGAGTGGCACATGACCTAAGAAAGGCAGCCAGGTGGAGTTAAGAGGCAGCAGACAGTGCAGAGCTGGAGGGTGAAACCTGCCCTCCTCCTGGAGTGGGTGACGTTAGAGATGAGGCTCTTCCTGAGCGAGAGTTGGTCACCTGGTTCAGTGCAGCAAGGGGaactggaggcagggaggtccTGAGGAGGTCGTCAGCAGCCCCCCGATGAGGGCTGGAAGTTCTGGTTCAGCCAGGGCTTCTCTTCTTGTGCCCGAGAATGGAGAGGCAAGAGCGATCTTGTCCAAGGTATATTCTGAATCAGTAGGTCTGAGGCAGGGCTTTaaagtctgcatttctaataGGGTCCCAGGGGATACTGAAGTTGCTGGTCCTTGGACCACGCTTTAAGCAGCAGAGATGTAGACGGCACAGGGTCAGCCAGAGCAGATGGGGCAGACGAGAGGGGCGTGCAGAGGCAGAAGGGAAAGCATCTGGAGACCCCTTGGCTCTGGGGAGTCTGCATCCGTAGGTCAGGGCTGCTGGGGGTTTCCACCCAAAGGATCCTGACCTGACTctgacctcccccaccccctgcagagCACCAGTCCTGGCGCCTGACCGGGGGCACTGACCCCTGCGAGGGGCAGGTGGAGGTGTACTTCCGAGGGGTCTGGAGCACAGTGTGTGACAGTGAGTGGTACGACTCAGAGGCCAACGTGCTCTGCCAGGACTTGGGCTGTGGGACCGTGGCCCGGGTGCCCAAGGGGCTGCCCCACTCCTTGTCGGGCAAGATGTACTACTCATGCAAGGGAAGGGAGTCCACCCTCTCCAAATGCTTCTGGCGGTTCAACAACTCCAACCTCTGCAGACAGTCCCAGGCAGCCAGGGTCCTCTGCTCAGgtacccctcctcctcctccccactccactccCCCATCCCCTGGAACTCCATCTGAATCCACAGCCTAAGAACTTGTAGCCCAAGGACTAGAGCTTGGGCTAGATCAGGAATGGCAAATACTGGCATAAGAGGGACCGTGGCCCTCACCATGCCCAGGGTACATGGTATTGACCAGGGTATTCTTTTACCCAGATCCTTGACACAGCCCTGGAATCATGAATCCAATCTTTATTAAGGCATTATTATATATGAAGCAGTGTTCCCTAGTGACTGGAGTTGGCTCAGGAAGTGAAACCAATTTGCCATTCTAGGGCTGGTGatcaccataaaaataaattagaagacACTAATAATATTAGTCACAGTGTCTGGAGCCCTAATCAGATGCCAGGCATTCCTAGGGACTTGGTATGTATTTCAGCAAAGCCTCCTACCTGCTCTATGAATTGGGTTTCACCGAGTCTAAGATGGCATTGATCATAAGTCACACtattattgggtttccctggtagctcagctggtaaagaatcctgcaatgcaggagaccctggtttgattcctgagtcagaaagatccactggataagggacaggctacctactccagtattcttgggcttcccttgtggctcagctgataaagaatttgcctgcgatgcgggagacctaggtttgatccctgggttgggaagatcccctggagaagggaatggctacccactccagtattgtggcctggagaattccagggactagtccatggggtcgcaaagagttggacgcgactgaacaactttcactttcacactgttATTCTTTTATGCACCATCTGGGACAAAAATGCTGCCAAAATAAACTCTTGATGTGCCATCAATTGAATTGATTGATATTACCACCCCTATTTCCGAGGTGTTAAAATGTGAAGAAGCAAAAGCATTAGACTTGAACAAATACAGTGTCAGCATCTCTGTGGAGTTCAGACATCAGGCTATGAATTCCGGCTCTGCTAATTACCAGCTGGGAGGCTTCATTCATGAATATGCAGATGTTGATACCAGGCACTTCACAGAGTAGCTAGGAAATCAGACAATATCCACTATGGAATGTTGTAAGCCCCCTCCCTTACCAGTCAAATGATTATGATAATGATGAGACTTCCTGAGGCAGGTGTGAAGAACAAATTCAATACAAGATGGAAATATTTGTGTTCTCTAGCAGGTTATACAGAAGGAAAGGCTAATTCTTTCATTAGCCCTTTATTTTAACCAAAGAATCATCCTTGCCTTTAATCCATCAgatcctctttattgtggagtgTGGGACTCAGCCATGTGCCCCGGTGGGAACACGCCCCCAGTTTTAGGCCACTTGTCTGTCCTGTCCACTTTCTAGCACAAAGCCCAGCCACCCAGGTGCTTGGGTGCTTGTGCTGAGTGAATGAGCGGTGCTTTCTAACAGGTGCCCGGAGTCTGCTCAATCTGTCCACTACTGAAGTCCCTGCAAGTGGTCAGCCGGTCACTGTGGGTGAGTATCCCTGGGGGCAGTTTTTCAGAAGCttgggtgcatgcatgcatggtgtgtgtgtgtgtgtgtgtgtgtgtgtgtgtgtgtctgagaaaGGGGTCTGATGGTCTGTCCCCTATCCCCCACCTCCAGACAATGAACTTGATTCCCCAACTGTCCTTGGGCTCTCTGGATGTTCTGTGCTCTGCTCACTCACCTGCCTCTGCATGTCAGCTCCACAGTTCCCTGAATCCTGACCATTCCATGGACAGGAATCCTCTTCCCACTCTCCGTGAGCTGGTGTAGGGCAGGAGGATAGAGTTGGAGAGAGTCAGAGCTGATCTGACACCAGCCAGAGAGTGGGGACACCGAGGGTAGCAGCCAGTGTGTTTATAATGTTCTGGGCACTGGCCAGGGCTTTACAGTCATTATTTCCCAACCCTTTAATCCTCCCAGCAGCCCCCTGGGGAGGTCTTCCCTCGACCCTTACACAGAAGAAGCAGCTCAGGCTCAGAGGGTGGGTTGGCAGCCTGCCACTGTTGCCTGGAACCTGCATCTGAGGCTCTGAACTCCGAATACACTTGGTCTGTCCTCCAGCTGTGTGTAGCTTAGCCATCTCGGGAATCAACTTCTGGGGTCCAACCCTCAGCTGTACCTCTTGCTAGTTATGTGATGCTGGGCaattcttaacctctctgagcctcagatccTAGACTACAAAATGAGGATGAGAATCACAGTACTTCTCACCTAGCATTGTTGCTGTGAGTCTCCGGTGAAGAGCACACGTCACAACAGGGCTCAGGACACAGTAAGCATTGCCTGGGCATCAGTTATTCTTGTTTATTGATTCAGTCCAGGCGTGGAGCCCCTTGGAAGCCCCAGGATAAGCACAGGGGTCAGTCCTCATTCATAGGCTTacccctccctctgctcctggcTCCCTCTTTCAGATCCTCTCCAGAGGCAGTGGGTAGCGTGGGGAGGGGACAGAAGGCCACCAAGTCCTGCCAGAGAACCTAGCGATGGATGAGGGCACAGAGTGGAAATGAAAAGCTTTAGGGTGAACTCCTGTCAGGACCCCTAAACATACCCTCTCACACTTTTAATTCCTGAGATTGGGGTAGGGGACCACGCTGCCCTCAGAGGAGCAAAGCACTTATGGAGACCTATTCTCCAAGGATCACACTCCAGCCTGTGATCCAGCAGCCCCTCCTTCAGCCTCTGACCCTCTTGGCTCATGTTCACAGGTCTCCCCCAGACCCCCAGCCTAGTCTTTCCCTTGCACCTTCTTTCTGCTGATAAATCCAGTTCCCACGCTGGCCCAAACTGCTCCATTTTCAAGAAGAGGGCAAAAAGTGAGGATGGGAAGATGGGTGATCCTCCTAGGGGGAGCAGACACTGCTGCGAGTCAGGGGGCCTGGGTGAGCTCATCCCCCCAGCCTCCCATGTTACTGTCAcctcccttcctccagccctgaaGTCTGCATACCCCAGGCCTTCTGCACTGAGCAGGAGCATGGGTGATGAGGGTGAGGGTTTCACTGTGGCCTCCATCCATTCTCTGCTCTGCGTTATTTTCAGCAGGGGTGGGgtcgggagggaggggaaggcCAGCAGTCACACCAGGGCTTCAGGGCTGGAAGGTCTGGGGTTCTGaccctcacccctgccctcagggagtgcAGCTCCAGTAGGGGGGTTGCATCTGGGCCAAGGGAAGGAGATCTCCCTCTCTCCTGATGATCTGTTCCCAGCCTGCAGAGGCTCAGAGCCACCTTCTCTGGGAATCCAGCCCTGGTCTAACCCACAGAGAATCAGTGTCCCTTGGAGGGATGCACACCTGTCCGTACCTTCATCACAGCAGGCATCTCACTGAATTGGACTGAGTCAGCTTGTCCATCCATCTTCCCAttagacagagacagagacccTCAAGGCCTGTGACACTGCTGTCCTATTTGTCTCCCCAGGTCTAGTGCCTGGCACGTTGTGGGTGCTCAGTGATTATTGAGCAGAGACAGATCCATGTGGGCTGGTGGCCAGGAGAAAGTTTCATTCAATGACTCATTCAGTATGCATTTCTCAGGCACCTACTATATACtagacgggcttcccaggtggtgcagtgataaagaatctgcctgccaatgttggagacgcaggagatgcaggtttgatctctggggtAGGAAGATCCTGggggcccctggtggctcagatgatagagtctgcctgcagttcaggagactcgggttcgatccctgggttgggaagatcccctggagaaggaaatggtaacccactccagtattcttgcctggagaaacccatggacggaggagtctggcgggctacagtccatggggtcacaatgagttggccacaactgagcaacttcacttgggaagatcccctggaggaggagatagcaacccactccagtattcttgcctaaaaaatcccatggaccaaggagcctggtggactatagtccagggggtcacaaagagtcagacatgactgaacacacactatATACCAGGCACATAAAAGCAGATgggaaaattgggaaaaaaaaaagaaggggggaaGAGGAGAGGTCCGAAAGGGAAGTGGGTCAGgtgcagagaggaaggagaggtgagATAGACAAGGAGAAGTCCATgtccattcctctttctccctgATTTGGGGTTCTTTCTTCCAGAATCGTCTGTGATGGTGAAAACAAAGGACTGGGAACCTCGAGAACTAATGCTCCTCATCCCCTGCATCATTCTGGGAGTTCTCCTTCTGGTCTCACTCGTATTCATAGCCATCATCCTCTtgagaattaaaggaaaatacgGTAGGTGCAGAGTCCTGGGAGCCACAGGAAAGACCCAGGGATGAAAACAAGCAGACCTGAGGCGCAGTCTTCCCAGGGGGACGTGAGCCGTGGGGGTCGCCAGCAAGACTGAAAGTGATCCAGCAATGGCCACCCATCCCTGGTCCCAAGAAGCACCTCCTGATGGGAAGGATTTTCCCAGCATGCCCCTCAGAAGTGGTCCACGGGAGGacctcattgtgtgtgtgtgtgtttaggggcATATGGGggcagggaaggtggggagggaagtgtcTCTATCAGAACAGAACCAGGAAGACTGGAAAGGCACAAAAAGTGACTTGCAgaatctctgcctctccctctcagCCCTCCCCTCTGTGGTAAACCACCAGCACTCACCCACCACCACCCCGGCAGGGATGGAAAACTATCAAGAGGTCCCCATCACCATCACCAAAGAAGGTAGGATGTCGcctgccctgggggtggggagggcaggggaggacaAAAAGGGAATACTTTCTGGAGGGTCAGTACTGCTTAGGTCAAAGCAGTGCCCCAGCTGGAGAAGAATGCTGGACCAGCCCATGCATGCTCAAGGGACCTTGAGCAAGTCCAGTCTCAGTCTGGGCCTCAATGGGCAGAGGACCTTCCAGTGCACTCATCCTAGAGCTCTAGGCTTTTGAATTCTGGACCAAATCAGGCCCAAGGCATTTTGGATCTTAGTTCTCAAGGAGAGCTGTGTTCTGCTAATTGGCCAGTAGGTTTGTGACATCATCACCTCTTCTAATAGTCTGCCCAGAATCAGCCTGTCTGTAAAGCCCCATCAAAGTTTTCCTGGAACATAActgtatttcatattttccaaataaaaaaaggAATCAGTCATCCATCTTTAATGATATACTGATGTATATCTCTTGAAAGTCTTGTGAAGGAGTTCGAGTTTAATCTCATGGCTTTATGAATGTATTAAATCAcctttatttcaaataaagagTTCAATgacacaaaatcaatacaaaaCTCAGACAAATATTATAAAGATTCTTTGCACACAGG comes from the Odocoileus virginianus isolate 20LAN1187 ecotype Illinois chromosome 28, Ovbor_1.2, whole genome shotgun sequence genome and includes:
- the CD6 gene encoding T-cell differentiation antigen CD6 isoform X6: MAADMALFFVVAGLLTAALSGHPPLTPSDQPNTTSAESQTLEPGERLQVRLVNGSSHCDGTVEIWFRQSWQPVCGVLWELDTSHALCSWLDCGQAHPLELPVLQTPEPPPGAAAGNASWAPNTTWVLAPAVQCSRPEWLSCKVVERGCRSEEWPAQVSCTGKRDLKLVGGGSPCEGRVEMLEHGQWGSVCDDTWDLEDAHVVCRQLGCGWAVQALPGLHFAPGQGRIHRDQVNCSGLETYLWDCPGLPGNGYCGHKEDAGVVCSGARSLLNLSTTEVPASGQPVTVESSVMVKTKDWEPRELMLLIPCIILGVLLLVSLVFIAIILLRIKGKYALPSVVNHQHSPTTTPAGMENYQEVPITITKEVPKLPIQVQAPPPEDSNSSSDSDYEHYDFRTQPPVALTTFYNSQRHRFTEEEAQQNRFQMPPLEEGPGLEEVHASEVLPANPEHCIANPPSLGPPPHPPRSKSSSSTSSGEVYCNSPNSKRPLWNSQVFSSERNPLLEQPPNLELAGSQATIPAGPPADDSSSTSSGEWYQNYQLPPQPLPAEQFGCPGASGRGSHAPQPDSSSDEEYDDIGAA
- the CD6 gene encoding T-cell differentiation antigen CD6 isoform X5 → MAADMALFFVVAGLLTAALSGHPPLTPSDQPNTTSAESQTLEPGERLQVRLVNGSSHCDGTVEIWFRQSWQPVCGVLWELDTSHALCSWLDCGQAHPLELPVLQTPEPPPGAAAGNASWAPNTTWVLAPAVQCSRPEWLSCKVVERGCRSEEWPAQVSCTGKRDLKLVGGGSPCEGRVEMLEHGQWGSVCDDTWDLEDAHVVCRQLGCGWAVQALPGLHFAPGQGRIHRDQVNCSGLETYLWDCPGLPGNGYCGHKEDAGVVCSEHQSWRLTGGTDPCEGQVEVYFRGVWSTVCDSEWYDSEANVLCQDLGCGTVARVPKGLPHSLSGKMYYSCKGRESTLSKCFWRFNNSNLCRQSQAARVLCSGARSLLNLSTTEVPASGQPVTVESSVMVKTKDWEPRELMLLIPCIILGVLLLVSLVFIAIILLRIKGKYALPSVVNHQHSPTTTPAGMENYQEVPITITKEDSQRHRFTEEEAQQNRFQMPPLEEGPGLEEVHASEVLPANPEHCIANPPSLGPPPHPPRSKSSSSTSSGEVYCNSPNSKRPLWNSQVFSSERNPLLEQPPNLELAGSQATIPAGPPADDSSSTSSGEWYQNYQLPPQPLPAEQFGCPGASGRGSHAPQPDSSSDEEYDDIGAA
- the CD6 gene encoding T-cell differentiation antigen CD6 isoform X1, with product MAADMALFFVVAGLLTAALSGHPPLTPSDQPNTTSAESQTLEPGERLQVRLVNGSSHCDGTVEIWFRQSWQPVCGVLWELDTSHALCSWLDCGQAHPLELPVLQTPEPPPGAAAGNASWAPNTTWVLAPAVQCSRPEWLSCKVVERGCRSEEWPAQVSCTGKRDLKLVGGGSPCEGRVEMLEHGQWGSVCDDTWDLEDAHVVCRQLGCGWAVQALPGLHFAPGQGRIHRDQVNCSGLETYLWDCPGLPGNGYCGHKEDAGVVCSEHQSWRLTGGTDPCEGQVEVYFRGVWSTVCDSEWYDSEANVLCQDLGCGTVARVPKGLPHSLSGKMYYSCKGRESTLSKCFWRFNNSNLCRQSQAARVLCSGARSLLNLSTTEVPASGQPVTVESSVMVKTKDWEPRELMLLIPCIILGVLLLVSLVFIAIILLRIKGKYALPSVVNHQHSPTTTPAGMENYQEVPITITKEVPKLPIQVQAPPPEDSNSSSDSDYEHYDFRTQPPVALTTFYNSQRHRFTEEEAQQNRFQMPPLEEGPGLEEVHASEVLPANPEHCIANPPSLGPPPHPPRSKSSSSTSSGEVYCNSPNSKRPLWNSQVFSSERNPLLEQPPNLELAGSQATIPAGPPADDSSSTSSGEWYQNYQLPPQPLPAEQFGCPGASGRGSHAPQPDSSSDEEYDDIGAA
- the CD6 gene encoding T-cell differentiation antigen CD6 isoform X2 produces the protein MAADMALFFVVAGLLTAALSGHPPLTPSDQPNTTSAESQTLEPGERLQVRLVNGSSHCDGTVEIWFRQSWQPVCGVLWELDTSHALCSWLDCGQAHPLELPVLQTPEPPPGAAAGNASWAPNTTWVLAPAVQCSRPEWLSCKVVERGCRSEEWPAQVSCTGKRDLKLVGGGSPCEGRVEMLEHGQWGSVCDDTWDLEDAHVVCRQLGCGWAVQALPGLHFAPGQGRIHRDQVNCSGLETYLWDCPGLPGNGYCGHKEDAGVVCSEHQSWRLTGGTDPCEGQVEVYFRGVWSTVCDSEWYDSEANVLCQDLGCGTVARVPKGLPHSLSGKMYYSCKGRESTLSKCFWRFNNSNLCRQSQAARVLCSGARSLLNLSTTEVPASGQPVTVESSVMVKTKDWEPRELMLLIPCIILGVLLLVSLVFIAIILLRIKGKYALPSVVNHQHSPTTTPAGMENYQEVPITITKEVPKLPIQVQAPPPEDSNSSSDSDYEHYDFRTQPPVALTTFYNSQRHRFTEEEAQQNRFQMPPLEEGPGLEEVHASEVLPANPEHCIANPPSLGPPPHPPRSKSSSSTSSGEVYCNSPNSKRPLWNSQVFSSERNPLLEQPPNLELAGSQATIPGPPADDSSSTSSGEWYQNYQLPPQPLPAEQFGCPGASGRGSHAPQPDSSSDEEYDDIGAA
- the CD6 gene encoding T-cell differentiation antigen CD6 isoform X3; the encoded protein is MAADMALFFVVAGLLTAALSGHPPLTPSDQPNTTSAESQTLEPGERLQVRLVNGSSHCDGTVEIWFRQSWQPVCGVLWELDTSHALCSWLDCGQAHPLELPVLQTPEPPPGAAAGNASWAPNTTWVLAPAVQCSRPEWLSCKVVERGCRSEEWPAQVSCTGKRDLKLVGGGSPCEGRVEMLEHGQWGSVCDDTWDLEDAHVVCRQLGCGWAVQALPGLHFAPGQGRIHRDQVNCSGLETYLWDCPGLPGNGYCGHKEDAGVVCSEHQSWRLTGGTDPCEGQVEVYFRGVWSTVCDSEWYDSEANVLCQDLGCGTVARVPKGLPHSLSGKMYYSCKGRESTLSKCFWRFNNSNLCRQSQAARVLCSGARSLLNLSTTEVPASGQPVTVESSVMVKTKDWEPRELMLLIPCIILGVLLLVSLVFIAIILLRIKGKYALPSVVNHQHSPTTTPAGMENYQEVPITITKEVPKLPIQVQAPPPEDSNSSSDSDYEHYDFRTQPPVALTTFYNSQRHRFTEEEAQQNRFQMPPLEEGPGLEEVHASEVLPANPEHCIANPPSLGPPPHPPRSKSSSSTSSGEVYCNSPNSKRPLWNSQVFSSERNPLLEQPPNLELAGSQATIPAGPPADDSSSTSSGEWYQNYQLPPQPLPAEQFGCPGSHAPQPDSSSDEEYDDIGAA